A region of the Candidatus Methanomethylicota archaeon genome:
AAGGTCCTCCAGTCCCTTTAATTTCTGAAATAGTTGGAGAAAATGCGTTATTGAACGGGTTCTTGGGTAGTCTCCAATTTCTTCTAGGAGGAGGGATTTTAAGTAAAGCTGTACGGCTTGCTCACATAGGAATACTGTTAAATCATAGTCTCCATTATTAAAACTTGTCTCCGCAATTCTTAGGAAAGCATATGCCCTCCTTCTAAGAATATTTACCTCGTCCATATGTGGCACAATTTTTCCTCAAAATA
Encoded here:
- a CDS encoding HEPN domain-containing protein, producing the protein MDEVNILRRRAYAFLRIAETSFNNGDYDLTVFLCEQAVQLYLKSLLLEEIGDYPRTRSITHFLQLFQKLKGLEDLYKLYQERRDEFTVLEDSYIASRYLPKEYSREEAEKILNLAREVLKYRALH